A segment of the Streptomyces sp. ITFR-21 genome:
GGTGATCTCCCAGTGCGGCAGGCTCACCGCGCCGACCACGTGCCGGCTCTCGTACGCCTCGCGGCTGCGCACGTCCAGCACGGTGAAGCCGGTGACGCCCTCTTTGATGTCGTGCCAGACGTCGGAGGGGTCGCACTCGAAGTGCAGCTTGCCCAGGAAGAAGGCGGCCGCGGCCGACGGGTCGGCGGCGGGCACGTCGAAGAGTTTGCTCTTGGGCGAGAACAGGGCTTCGAGGTCGGTGGACATGGTCGGGTTCCTTCCGGAGGGGAGGGCGGTCAGCGTGTGGTGAGTGTCTCGACGGCGCGCTCGATCTGGTTGAGGTGCGCGATGTCGTGCGCGGCGACTTTACGCACCATTTCGTCGAAGGTCTCGGGGCCCTGCTCGCCGTGGACACCGGTGCGGTGCCACTGGTCGCGCGGGAAGGAAGAGATGAGCACCACGTTGGAGGCGCGCAGCCCCTCCCAGGCGGTGAGCAGCTGCGGGAACGGCAGCCGGGGCAGCGGGGTCCACCGCTTCTCGTCGTAGCCGGGGTAGACCGGGTTCTCCTCGGTGAGCACCAGCCGCCAGCGGAAGCCGTAGACGATGTCCACGTCGAAGATGTGGGCGATGATCTCGGCGGCCGACCACTCCCCCGGCTCGGGCGCGGCGGTCACCACGTCCAGCGGCAGCTCGCCGAGCAGCCGGCGGGCCTCGGGGGCGGTGTTGCTGATCGCCTCCAGCGGGTCCTTGTCGCCGATCAGGTCGAGCAGGGCCTGCTTGTACTTGGCGGGCTCGGCGGTGGCGTCCGGGATCTCGATGGGCTCGATCATGGGGTTCGCGTTCCTTCGCTTGAGGGGTGTCGTACGTGCGGGTCCCGGCGTGCCGCCGGTCGGTGCGGGGGTCAGCGGGCGACGGTGACGGCCACCCCGCAGGTGGCCAGGGCGGCCAGCGCCGGAACCGCCAGCAGCCGTCCCAGCGCCGGTCCGGCCCGGACGGCGGCGGCGGCGCCGAGGAGGTAGGCGGCGCAGGTGGCGACGGCCGGGCCGGCGAGCAGCCCGGGAACGCCCCAGCCCAGCGGTACGGACGCCGCGAGCACGGCGGTCGTCGCCGCGGCGACGACCGCCGGCGCCGCCCAGGAGGCGGCGGCCCCGGTGGCACGGTGGGGCGGCCGGGCGGGCCGGGTCCCGGGGCGGTCCGGGCCGGGGTCCCGTTTCTCCGGCGCCGGCCGCACGCGCCGGGCGAGCTGGGTCAGGAACGTGCCGGCGGCGGCCACGTTCGTCGCGCAGTACACGGCCAGCAGGGCCGCGGCGGCCAGCGCGGCGGCCCGCCCCGCGGCGGTGGGCGCGTCCGCGGTTCCGGGGGCGGCGGCGCCGCGCAGCCACAGCACCGGCAGCAGGTAGGCCGCCGTCACCGCGGCGGCGGCGACCAGCACGGCCGCCGCCGTCCGCCGGCGGCCCGTCAGTTCCGGGGCGACCCGGGCGACCCGCTCCCAGCCGACCCCGGCGAACAGCAGCAGGAAGGCGGCCGCCCACCAGTGGCGGGCGCCCCCGGAGGGCAGCATTCCGGCCGCGGCCAGGGCCGCCGGGCGGGCGCATAGGCAGAGCGCCACCGCCCAGGTGGCGGCGAGCCGGACACGGCGCCAGCCCTGGGACGGCGGCAGCCCGCGCGCGGCGGCGCCCGCGGCGAGCGCGGGCAGCAGCAGCGCGTACCACAGCGCGTGGTCCGGCTCGGCGCCGAGACCGGCCGCCGCCAGCCGGGCCGCGGTCTGCGCGACGGCGGCCTGGCCGACGGTGAATCCCGCCAGGTAGAGGGCGGTGACCGCGTCCCCGGCCCGGCCGCCCAGCACCCGGCCGACCACGTCGGGCAGCGAGCCGGCGCCGGTGCGGGCCTGGGCGAGCAGGCCGAGCGCGAGGCAGAAGGCCGCGCCGATGCCGAGTTGCAGCGCCCACGCGGCGGGGGCGCCCCGGCCCGCCAGCCCCGCGGCCACCGGCGGCATGAGGAGCAGTCCGGCGCCGAGTACGCTCTCGGCGACGGACAGCCCCGCCCTCAGCGGCGTGCTCACGCGGATACCGCTCCTCGGGGGCGGAAGAGGTCCGCCAGGTCGAGCCGCAGCGGGGCGCCCGCGGTGAGCGCCCGGTCCGCGCCGGCCGGCGCGGGCGTCGGTATCCGGCGGACGGTGTCGGCGTAGGCGAGGCCGAGGCCCTTCCACACCCGTTCGGCGAAGAACGGCATCAGCGGCGCGGCCGTGGCGGCCGTTCGGGCCAGCAGCTCCAGGTGGGTGAGCAGCGCCGCGGGCGTCGGCCCGGCGGAGCCGTCGTCCCAGCCCGCCGCGTCGGCTGCCAGCAGCCGGACGGCGTCGCGCAGGGCGCCGGCCGCCCGCTGCGGGCTGAAGTCCGCCGGGTCCAGCGCGAGGCCCGCCGCGGCCAGCAGCCGGGCCGCCCGGCCGGGCGCGTCGTCGCCGGTCAGCGCCGCCTCGGCGGCCGGGACCTGGCCGCCGAAGGCGGCGGCCTCCCGCTGGACGCGGTCCAGCCAGCTCTGGAGGTCGCCGGCCAGTACCTCGTCGGCGACCGCGGTGAAATCCTTCATGGCGAAGTTGGTCTGCTCACGCTCCGGCCCGGTCAAACACAGGTGGAAGCGCAGCACGTCGGCCGGCACGGTCCGCAGGAACTCCCCGCCCCAGATGGCGTGGTCGCGGCTGGTGGAGAACTTGTCGCCCTCCAGCCGGTAGAACTCGTTGGTGACCACCTGGGTGGGCAGCGTCAGGCCGCCGTGCGCCATCAGCAGCGCGGGCCACAGCACCGCGTGCGAGAAGCCGCAGTCGAAGCCGATGAAGTTGTAGACCTCGGTGTCCTCGCCGCTCCACAACTCCTCCCAGGCGCCGGGCCGGCCCTCGGCGGCGGTCAGGTTGGCGGTGGCGGCGACGTATCCCCAGACGCCGCTGAACCAGGTGTCGAGGATGTGCCCCTCCCACTGCGGCAGCGGGACCGGGATGCCGTAGTCGGCCTGGCGGCTGACCGGGGTGAGCGGCAGCGGGCGGGACAGCAGCGCGTCCAGGTAGGAGGCGAGCCGCGGGCGCCAGGCGGCGGTGGCGCGCGCTTCGCCGAGGTAGGCGGTGAGGCGGTCGCGGTAGTCGTCCAGGGGGAAGGCGATCCGCTTCAGGGTGCGGGTCCCGGCGGGCCGCCAGCAGCGGGTGCACCGGGGCGAGGACAGTCCCGCGGGGTCCTGGGCCAGGCCGCACGCCTCGCAGTAGACGCCGTCCGACGGCTCGTCGCAGAACTGGCAGTTGCCGCGGACCTCGGCCTCGTACAGGTAGCGGTCGCAGTCGGCGCAGTGGAAGACCGGCAGTTCCTCGACGCGCAGGGCGCCGCTGTTCCACAGGCCGAGGAAGAAGCGCTGCACGATCTCGGTGTGCGTGGTGTTGGTCAGCGGCCGGGTGAACCAGTCGTGGTGCATCGCGCCCAGCGACAGGGTCTCCTCCATGCGGTTGCCGAACAGCAGCGCCGCCTCGTACGTGCCCAGGCCCAGCTCCTCGGCGCGCCGTGGGACGTAGCAGGAGTGCTCGTCGGAGTAGCCGACGTAGCGGACGTCGCGTCCGGCCTGGCGCAGTCGCCTGGCGAGGACGTCCGCGCCGAGGAACGGACCGGCAAGGTGTCCGAGGTGCAGGTCGCCGTTGGGGTTGGGCGGGGCGCTGGTGATGATGGCGGGGCCGGTCGCGGTCATCGCGGCATCGATCCTTGCGTCGTACGGACAAGGCGGGCGGCCGGCGCGGGCGCGAGGTCGCCGAGGGCGGCCGGCGCGGTTCCGGACGGCTGGGGAGCCGGCGCGGGAGCCGCGGCCGGCGGGTTGGCGGCGGGCGGACCGGCCGGCGAGCCGGCGCCGCCGGCCGGGGAGGTGCGGGGCAGCGCCGCGGCCGGCGGCTGGAGGACCCGGGAGTGCGCGGGCACCGACTCGGTGAGCAGCACATGGGCCCCGATCAGGCAGTCGCGCCCGACGGTGACCGGGCCGAGCACGCTGGCGCTGGTGCCGATCACCACCCGGTCGCCGATCACCGGGTGGCGGCGCGCGCCCGGGGCGCGGTCGCGGTCCTTCCACCAGCCGGCGGAGCCGAGCGTGACCTGGTGGTAGAGCATGACGTCGTCGCCGATGACGGCGGTCTCCCCGATCACCACGCCGGCCCCGTGGTCGACGAAGAAGCGCCGTCCGATGGTGGCGCCGGGGTGGATGTCCACTCCGGTGCGGCGGCGGGCGTAGAGCGAGACCGCCCGTGCCAGGAACACGCGGTCGCGGCGGTGCAGCCAGTTGGCCACCCGGTGCAGCCACAGGGCGTGGATGTGCGGGTACAGCAGCACCTCCCACCGGCTGCGGGCGGCGGGGTCCTTCTCCAGGACGACGTCCAGGTCCTCCCGGATCCGGGCGGCGCAGCGCCGCAGCCGGCCGCGACGGCGGCCGGTCCCGCGGCCGGTCCCGGGCGCCGCGGGCGCACCGCCGTCACATGTGCTCATAGGGGAAGTCACTCTCTGTGGGGGCGCCGGCCGCGAACCTGCCGGGACGGTAGGGAGCGAGCCACTCCTCGGCGGCGCCCGAGGTGACCTCGGCCGCGACCAGCTCACCGACCGCCGGCGCGGTCTTGAAGCCGCCACCGCTGAAACCGGTGCAGGCGTACAGGCCCGCCGGGCCCACTGGGCCGATCAGCGGGCGGTGGTCGGGGGTGTAACCGTCCAGTCCGGCCCGCAGGCCGTCCACGGTGCCGGTGGCCAGCGCGGGCACCCGTTCGGCGAGCGTCCGCCGGGCGGTCGCCACCTCGTCCGCCCGCAGGGCGGCGGGCCGGGCGTCCAGCGCGACGGCGGGGTCGGCCGCGGCGCCGAACCACAGGGCGTCGCCGTCCGCGGGGCGGAAGTAGCGGCCCAGGGTGTCGTCGATGCAGGCCGGTACCGGGCCCGCGGGGGCCGTGGCGCGGTGCCGGGCGATGCCGATCCGGCGGGGTTCGACGGGCAGGTCGACGCCTGCCGTCGCGGCCAGCGGCCGGCTCCACGCGCCGGCGGCGAGCAGCACCAGCGGTGCGTGGACCGGGCCGAGGTTGGTGGTCACCCCGGTGATCCGCTCCCCGGCCGAGGTCAGCCCGGTCACCTCAAGGCCCTCCGCCAGGACCGCGCCGCGCCGCTCGGCCGAGCGCAGCAGCGCGCGGGTGGCCGCCGCCGGGTCACCGTAGCCGCCGTCCGGCTCGTAGGAGACCGCGGCCGGGCGGTCCAGCCGCAGCCCCGGGTACTCGGCGGTCAGTTCGTCGGCGGTGATCAGGTGGGCCCGGCCGCCGGCCTCCTGGACGGCGGCGGTGTTCTTGGCCAGGTTCGCGGCGTACTCCTCGGCCACGATCATGACGAAGCCGGTGCGCCGGTAGCCGCAGTCGCCGCCCACCTCGTCGGCCCAGCCGGTGAAGGTGTCCATGCTGCGCACGGTGAGCCGGGTGTCGGCCGCCGCGGTGTGGTGCTGGCGCAGCACGCCGCCGGAGCGCGAGGTGGCACCCTCGGCGGAGAACCGCCCCCGGTCGCAGACCAGGACGCGGCGCAGGCCGCGCAGGGTGAGGTGGTGGGCCAGGGAGGCGCCCACCACCCCGCCGCCCACGACGACGGCGTCGTACGGGCCCGCCTCGGTCACCGGTCGCCGCCGGCCGCCGCGGCGCCGGCCGGCGGATCGGCCGGCGCGGCCTGCGGGTCGGACACGCCCAGGCGCTCGGCCCACAGCGCGCGCTCCTTGGCGACGGCCTCGGCGCCGTCCCACCAGATGCTGAGGAAGACCAGGCGCTCGGTGCCCGTGTTGGTGAGCGCGTGCTCGACGAACGGCGTCATGTACAGGGTGTCGCCGAAGCCGACCTTGCGCTCCTCCTCGCCCATCCGCCACAGTCCCTCGCCCCCGACGACGAAGAACGCCTCCTTCTCGTCGTGGGAGTGCGGTGTGACGGTCTCGCCCGGGTCCACGGCGACCCACGCGCCGCCCCAGCTCGGCTCGGGTACGCCGGGCCAGGGGAAGATCCGGCGGGCGTGGGTGTTGTAGGCGGGCTCGTGGACCAGGTCGTCGTGGTTCCAGGAGAACGAGTGCATCGTCTGAGTCCTTGTCGCGGTCGGGCGGGCGTCGGGCGTAAGGGGGGTCGGCGCGCAGGAGGGGTCAGCGCGGCAGCGACGGCACGGGGTCCGCCGGGTCCGCGGACTGCGGTGCGCTCGGCCGGCGGTGGGCGGTGAGGTCGTTCAGGATCTGCTCGGCGCGGACGGCGATGGTGCTGAACGAGGTGGCGCTGTTGATGCCGTGCCGCCATTCGGTGATGCCGTTGAGGTAGACACCCGCGGTGCACTCCGGCGTCGTCTCCAGCCGGAAGTCGCGGCTGACCACCGGGTCGCCCGTCTCGTCGAACCGTACGTAGGGGCGCAGCGGTTCGAGCGCCGCGGGGAAGCGCGGCTCGCGGAAGCCGGTGCACAGCACCACGACGTCGGCCGCCAGCTCCTCGCGCTGCCCGCTGTGCAGTTGGCGCAGCGTCAGCCGGTAGGAGCCGGTGCCGGTCGGCTCGATGCCGTCCACCGAGGTGCGCTTGCGGAAGTCCAGTCGGCCCGGCCCGAAGTGGCGGTCGTGGTAGGCCAGTTGGTACAGCCCGGTGCTCACGTCGGGGTCGACGGCGGCGTAGTTGGTGGAGTACGCCTCGGCGAAGGCCGACTCGCGCTGCCGCCGGTCCAGGGCGTAGAAGTAGTCGACCTCGCCGGGGAAGTACGCCTCGTTGGCGAAGTGCCCGAGGTTGTACAGCCGGAAGCCGGAGTTGCGGGACAGCGAGGTGATCGCGGCGTCGGGGAAGGCTCC
Coding sequences within it:
- a CDS encoding rhodanese-like domain-containing protein, with the translated sequence MSTDLEALFSPKSKLFDVPAADPSAAAAFFLGKLHFECDPSDVWHDIKEGVTGFTVLDVRSREAYESRHVVGAVSLPHWEITPESVDGLGLDKATLYITYCWGTHCNGATKGAAKLAALGYRVKEMIGGVPGWQAEGQPFEGTDV
- a CDS encoding DinB family protein, yielding MIEPIEIPDATAEPAKYKQALLDLIGDKDPLEAISNTAPEARRLLGELPLDVVTAAPEPGEWSAAEIIAHIFDVDIVYGFRWRLVLTEENPVYPGYDEKRWTPLPRLPFPQLLTAWEGLRASNVVLISSFPRDQWHRTGVHGEQGPETFDEMVRKVAAHDIAHLNQIERAVETLTTR
- a CDS encoding class I tRNA ligase family protein, which gives rise to MTATGPAIITSAPPNPNGDLHLGHLAGPFLGADVLARRLRQAGRDVRYVGYSDEHSCYVPRRAEELGLGTYEAALLFGNRMEETLSLGAMHHDWFTRPLTNTTHTEIVQRFFLGLWNSGALRVEELPVFHCADCDRYLYEAEVRGNCQFCDEPSDGVYCEACGLAQDPAGLSSPRCTRCWRPAGTRTLKRIAFPLDDYRDRLTAYLGEARATAAWRPRLASYLDALLSRPLPLTPVSRQADYGIPVPLPQWEGHILDTWFSGVWGYVAATANLTAAEGRPGAWEELWSGEDTEVYNFIGFDCGFSHAVLWPALLMAHGGLTLPTQVVTNEFYRLEGDKFSTSRDHAIWGGEFLRTVPADVLRFHLCLTGPEREQTNFAMKDFTAVADEVLAGDLQSWLDRVQREAAAFGGQVPAAEAALTGDDAPGRAARLLAAAGLALDPADFSPQRAAGALRDAVRLLAADAAGWDDGSAGPTPAALLTHLELLARTAATAAPLMPFFAERVWKGLGLAYADTVRRIPTPAPAGADRALTAGAPLRLDLADLFRPRGAVSA
- the epsC gene encoding serine O-acetyltransferase EpsC; the protein is MSTCDGGAPAAPGTGRGTGRRRGRLRRCAARIREDLDVVLEKDPAARSRWEVLLYPHIHALWLHRVANWLHRRDRVFLARAVSLYARRRTGVDIHPGATIGRRFFVDHGAGVVIGETAVIGDDVMLYHQVTLGSAGWWKDRDRAPGARRHPVIGDRVVIGTSASVLGPVTVGRDCLIGAHVLLTESVPAHSRVLQPPAAALPRTSPAGGAGSPAGPPAANPPAAAPAPAPQPSGTAPAALGDLAPAPAARLVRTTQGSMPR
- a CDS encoding NAD(P)/FAD-dependent oxidoreductase; protein product: MTEAGPYDAVVVGGGVVGASLAHHLTLRGLRRVLVCDRGRFSAEGATSRSGGVLRQHHTAAADTRLTVRSMDTFTGWADEVGGDCGYRRTGFVMIVAEEYAANLAKNTAAVQEAGGRAHLITADELTAEYPGLRLDRPAAVSYEPDGGYGDPAAATRALLRSAERRGAVLAEGLEVTGLTSAGERITGVTTNLGPVHAPLVLLAAGAWSRPLAATAGVDLPVEPRRIGIARHRATAPAGPVPACIDDTLGRYFRPADGDALWFGAAADPAVALDARPAALRADEVATARRTLAERVPALATGTVDGLRAGLDGYTPDHRPLIGPVGPAGLYACTGFSGGGFKTAPAVGELVAAEVTSGAAEEWLAPYRPGRFAAGAPTESDFPYEHM
- a CDS encoding cupin domain-containing protein, translated to MHSFSWNHDDLVHEPAYNTHARRIFPWPGVPEPSWGGAWVAVDPGETVTPHSHDEKEAFFVVGGEGLWRMGEEERKVGFGDTLYMTPFVEHALTNTGTERLVFLSIWWDGAEAVAKERALWAERLGVSDPQAAPADPPAGAAAAGGDR